Proteins encoded by one window of Deltaproteobacteria bacterium:
- a CDS encoding ATP-binding protein, whose protein sequence is MVGRELNILLSRSFFLFGARGVGKTRLLKETFSKEQSTFWIDLLLPSEFDRYLLDPELLIRKVDALERAPEWIVIDEVQKIPKILDVVHHLIEERKLRFALSGSSAKKLRAGGANLLAGRAFVYHLYPFTAAELGEQFNLDEALAFGTLPEISALATPEEKERYLESYALTYLKEEVWNEHLVRALEPFRRFLEVAAQTSGSIVNFAKIARDVGVDEKTVKSYFSILEETLLGFFLDSYHTSLRKTQRRSPKFYLFDLGVIRAFERTLQIPITPRTYGYGRLFEHFVLQEVVRKNVYRRKNFSLYYFQSQANVEVDLVIDRPGEDPVLVEIKSTDRISREDIHCVRTLLRELPKAQGYCFSRDNHIQVLDGVRCLPWDVGLKELGLW, encoded by the coding sequence ATGGTCGGTCGAGAGCTTAACATATTATTATCGCGAAGTTTTTTTCTGTTTGGTGCCAGGGGAGTAGGTAAGACGAGGTTGCTAAAGGAGACGTTTAGCAAGGAGCAGAGTACATTTTGGATTGACCTTCTACTGCCGAGTGAATTTGATCGCTACTTGCTCGATCCAGAACTTCTAATTCGCAAAGTCGATGCTCTAGAGAGGGCGCCTGAATGGATCGTAATCGATGAGGTTCAAAAGATTCCTAAAATCCTCGACGTCGTTCATCATTTAATAGAGGAGCGGAAATTGCGTTTTGCACTATCGGGCTCAAGCGCTAAAAAATTGCGCGCTGGCGGTGCTAATCTATTAGCAGGCCGCGCATTTGTATACCATCTTTACCCATTTACGGCGGCTGAACTTGGCGAGCAGTTCAATTTAGATGAAGCGCTTGCGTTTGGCACTCTTCCTGAAATTAGCGCACTTGCTACGCCGGAGGAAAAGGAACGTTATCTTGAGTCATATGCACTTACCTACTTAAAGGAAGAGGTATGGAATGAGCATCTGGTAAGAGCGCTTGAGCCATTTCGCCGCTTTCTAGAGGTTGCTGCTCAGACGAGCGGCTCTATAGTGAACTTTGCAAAAATCGCTAGGGATGTCGGAGTGGATGAAAAGACTGTAAAAAGCTACTTCTCAATACTTGAGGAGACGCTTTTGGGTTTCTTTCTCGATTCATACCATACTTCGTTACGCAAGACACAGAGGCGGAGCCCAAAATTTTATTTATTTGATCTCGGTGTGATTCGTGCTTTTGAAAGGACGTTGCAGATACCCATAACTCCACGCACGTACGGTTATGGGCGTTTATTCGAACATTTTGTGCTTCAAGAAGTAGTGCGCAAGAATGTGTATAGGCGGAAAAACTTTTCGCTTTACTATTTTCAATCACAAGCTAATGTTGAAGTTGATCTCGTAATTGATAGACCAGGAGAGGATCCGGTCTTGGTGGAAATTAAATCGACAGATCGGATAAGTAGGGAGGATATTCATTGTGTTCGAACGTTGCTTAGAGAACTCCCTAAAGCCCAAGGATACTGCTTTTCCAGAGATAATCATATCCAAGTGTTAGATGGAGTAAGATGTCTACCATGGGATGTGGGGCTTAAAGAATTAGGGCTATGGTAA
- a CDS encoding glucosidase — translation MKKTIDELNEVIRLKEDASRVRNWKRWGPYLSERQWGTVREDYSADGNNWTYFTHDHARSRAYRWGEDGLLGICDRNARLCFALALWNKKDPILKERLFGLTSLQGNHGEDVKEYYYYLDSLPTHSYMRALYKYPQQAFPYEWLVTENAKRSRKEREFELADTGIFKDGNYFDVFAEYAKNSPNDILIKITIVNRSSNSAHIDILPTLWFRNTWSWGRTGEGYSSEPAIVKHGLNAFGAEHKGLGNFYLASDADNGEVVQLLTDNETNFKKVFGSNNTHVYTKDAFHRYVVNNEKSAVKPDGPCTKAAFYFSKEILSGKPLELCFRLHSVDETIPALFGAKFDEVFEERRKEHEEFYAHRCAFSQTPDDRAIQQSAYSGLLWGKQFYYFAVREWLEGDPSQPAPAPSRAKGRNREWKHLYNRDVISMPDKWEYPWYAAWDLAFHMLPMSRVDPEFAKSQLILLLREWYMHPNGQIPAYEFSFSDVNPPVHAWAVWRVYKMSAPRGKRDTDFLARAFHKLLLNFTWWVNRKDVDGNNLFGGGFLGLDNIGVFDRRIPQELGGHLQQADATAWMAFYCGTMLSIALELARTDKAYSDVASKFFEHFVAITDAMNAFGGSGLWNKRDDFYYDQLHIKDECIPLKVRSSVGIIPLCAVEVIEDEVIDRLPGFKKRLDWFLENRAELRRYVSYMEHTGPSHHGNCLLAVPSRGRLERALRYVLDENEFLSPYGIRSLSKMHEKTPFNLNANGRSYYIQYEPGESRTEMFGGNSNWRGPIWFPINYLFIEALERYHHFYGDSFQVECPRGSGRKMNLKQVALEIASRLVSLFRANEDMVRPYHGDEKLFFSDENWSNNLSFYEHFHGDTGRGLGASNQGWTALVALCVEKLARAGYSQQF, via the coding sequence GCCTAAAAGAGGATGCTAGCCGCGTTCGTAACTGGAAGCGGTGGGGGCCTTATCTTTCGGAGCGGCAGTGGGGGACGGTGCGGGAAGATTACTCGGCAGATGGCAATAATTGGACTTATTTTACGCACGACCATGCGCGTAGCCGCGCTTATCGCTGGGGGGAAGATGGGTTGCTCGGTATTTGTGACCGCAATGCCCGACTCTGTTTCGCCCTGGCATTGTGGAATAAGAAAGACCCCATTTTAAAGGAGCGACTTTTTGGGCTTACGTCCCTACAGGGAAATCATGGAGAAGATGTAAAGGAATACTACTACTATCTCGATTCACTGCCGACGCATTCTTATATGCGGGCACTTTACAAGTATCCCCAGCAGGCATTTCCCTATGAATGGCTAGTGACGGAGAACGCCAAGAGGTCGCGCAAGGAGAGGGAGTTTGAGCTTGCCGATACGGGAATATTTAAAGACGGAAATTATTTTGATGTCTTTGCCGAATATGCCAAAAACTCACCCAATGATATTTTGATAAAAATTACAATCGTTAATCGCTCCTCTAACTCGGCCCACATCGATATCCTTCCAACACTGTGGTTTAGAAATACTTGGTCTTGGGGAAGAACCGGCGAAGGTTATTCGTCTGAGCCGGCAATTGTTAAACATGGCCTAAATGCGTTTGGCGCTGAACACAAAGGCTTGGGAAATTTTTATTTGGCTTCGGATGCGGATAACGGCGAGGTAGTTCAACTATTAACCGACAACGAAACTAACTTTAAGAAGGTGTTTGGTTCCAATAACACTCATGTCTATACCAAGGATGCTTTTCATCGCTATGTCGTAAATAATGAGAAAAGTGCCGTAAAGCCCGATGGGCCTTGCACAAAGGCGGCGTTTTATTTTTCTAAAGAAATACTGTCGGGTAAACCACTTGAGCTTTGTTTTCGCTTACATAGTGTCGATGAAACTATACCAGCTCTTTTTGGTGCAAAATTCGATGAAGTGTTTGAAGAGAGAAGGAAAGAGCACGAGGAGTTTTACGCTCACCGTTGTGCTTTTTCGCAGACTCCCGATGATCGCGCTATCCAACAGAGTGCTTATTCAGGCTTACTTTGGGGTAAGCAGTTTTATTACTTTGCGGTGCGAGAATGGCTAGAAGGAGATCCATCGCAACCAGCACCTGCGCCAAGTCGTGCTAAAGGACGCAACCGTGAATGGAAACATCTCTACAATAGGGACGTCATCTCCATGCCGGATAAATGGGAATATCCTTGGTATGCAGCTTGGGATTTGGCATTCCATATGCTGCCAATGTCTCGCGTAGATCCGGAGTTTGCAAAGAGCCAGCTTATTCTATTGTTACGCGAGTGGTACATGCATCCCAATGGTCAAATTCCTGCGTATGAGTTTTCCTTTTCTGACGTAAATCCGCCCGTTCACGCCTGGGCCGTGTGGCGAGTATATAAAATGAGCGCACCGCGCGGAAAAAGGGATACGGATTTTTTGGCGAGGGCCTTTCACAAGCTATTGCTAAATTTTACGTGGTGGGTAAACCGCAAGGACGTAGATGGTAACAATCTTTTTGGGGGTGGATTCTTGGGTCTCGATAATATAGGGGTTTTCGATAGAAGAATTCCCCAAGAACTTGGGGGTCATTTGCAACAGGCAGATGCTACGGCATGGATGGCGTTTTATTGCGGAACTATGCTTTCCATAGCGCTGGAACTGGCGAGGACGGACAAAGCGTATTCGGATGTGGCTTCTAAATTTTTCGAGCACTTCGTTGCGATTACAGATGCTATGAATGCATTTGGTGGTTCTGGCTTATGGAACAAACGAGACGATTTTTATTACGATCAACTACATATTAAGGACGAGTGCATACCACTAAAGGTGCGTTCATCGGTTGGTATCATTCCCTTATGTGCGGTTGAGGTAATTGAGGACGAGGTGATCGATAGACTTCCAGGATTTAAGAAACGCCTTGATTGGTTTTTGGAGAATCGTGCTGAGTTAAGGCGCTATGTTTCTTACATGGAGCATACTGGACCGAGCCATCATGGGAATTGCTTGCTAGCGGTGCCCTCTCGTGGACGTTTGGAACGGGCACTGCGCTATGTATTAGATGAGAATGAGTTTCTTTCGCCTTATGGGATTCGCTCTCTTTCGAAGATGCACGAAAAGACACCTTTTAATCTAAATGCTAATGGCAGGAGCTACTACATTCAGTACGAGCCAGGAGAGTCGCGTACGGAGATGTTTGGCGGCAACTCTAATTGGCGAGGGCCGATTTGGTTTCCCATTAACTATTTATTTATTGAAGCGCTTGAGAGGTATCATCACTTTTATGGTGATAGCTTTCAAGTGGAATGTCCGCGTGGTTCCGGCCGTAAGATGAACCTAAAGCAGGTGGCCTTAGAAATTGCTAGCCGATTAGTCTCTCTATTTCGCGCAAACGAAGATATGGTAAGGCCGTATCACGGCGATGAAAAACTTTTTTTCTCAGACGAAAATTGGTCGAACAATCTCTCGTTCTATGAACACTTTCACGGCGATACCGGTCGCGGATTGGGAGCAAGTAATCAAGGTTGGACCGCTTTAGTGGCGCTATGTGTCGAGAAGTTAGCTAGAGCTGGGTATTCCCAACAATTCTAA